Sequence from the Carassius auratus strain Wakin unplaced genomic scaffold, ASM336829v1 scaf_tig00214514, whole genome shotgun sequence genome:
cgaatttccatttttgggtgaaattttCTAAATATGTTGCTGAATGCCTAACCTGCTGGATTTTAGCATAACgtcatcctcctcatcatcacaTGGCCTTGACTCAGGAAGCTGACGATGTTGCGATGCCAGGAAATTGAACATATCAAAGGTAGATTTTCTGTGTGTGGGCAGGGAGAAAGGCGATTTTTGATTTCCACATTTGGAAAAGAACAAATAAAGCAACTCAAAGTTATATGTGGGGCATACATGAGTTTACAGATACGTACCGCACATAGACCTCTGCACGGGCACAGCCACTGGGGTTTATTGGCAGCTCTTCTTCCGGTACTTCATGCTGGTGGAAACGAAAACTGTGTTTCTGGCAGAGGGAAGCACCCTGCAGCTGCTCCAGCAGAAAGAGCACAGCATCGTGGAGGACACCCAGAACCCTGGCACCACTTATCCTGTTGAAGGGAAACTGCTCTAGCCGACAGCCTACCCGTGCCTCCTGGACACCGTCCATTACTGCCTTCCACGCCACTGAAAAAACACCATAAAGGGAAATATATCATAATGTGCCAAAGTGTGAAAGGAAGAAACTGATATTCTTATAACAGTGTCACTACAAGGTTTATCAATACTGACCATCCATGCTGTCAGCTTCTACGCTAAAGCCATCCTCACTGGTAATCTGGAAGCATAGATGGGGCAGATAATGACTGGCACACTTATCCTGCTTGCCTGTTGATGGAGAGTCCTCGTCTGAACTCCAACCTGAAATGGATACAATTCAAATGGTTCAAATTCATTAAATTAGCTTTAGCAACTAAAATGTTGCTTTAAGGTAACACAATATCTCACATTCACCTGCATAGGGGGCCCATTCTGAGGAATCACCATGTTTGTAGCTCGTACACTGAGATTTAGCACTGTCCCGTGTGTCATTTCCCTGCACTGAAGTGGGCTCTGATTGATTTGGAGTAATTCTATAAGAGGACAAAGAAAACATCATGGTTATCTTTGGTAAAAGACAAGTAAATGTGATTTTAAGTCATCAGCACTGACCTCTTATTTTCATCGTTCTTTGGCTGGTTAAGAGATCCAACATCAGGGTCGTCAAAGTCGAGCACATCCTTAAAACTTGGGGCCTTTATTCTAACCCGGTTTGATCTAAACATCAACAAAATAACATGATTATCAATACATgataatataagaaataaattaatcttCAATTCATACATCTAGTTTGAATGTTCAATTTTGTTTGTGCATGGCAGGGCtgttgcgctgttttgtatttgttattaaagttttaattaaatgtccaccgggttcccgcctcctccttcccgtgattatgaatgtttttatagtgttacaataattaaaatacttttttcacaaCACTGTTACCTATTActgtacaaaacaaaatcaatattGTCTAACATTtgatagactgaaaaaaaaaaaaactggggtcttttaaaaataatctaCAATAATGATCAATAAATTGACCACCCAGACTAAATTGAAATGACTGAATGTTTGTCCCTACCTGCTGTTGTCACTCTGAGAACAAGGACCCATCTGGTCCAAGAAGTCAGTACGGCATCTTTTCACACCAATTCGATCAGTTACTGAAGACACTCTCTTGACCTTGACTTGAGGTCTGGAGTGGGACAAAATGTTGGGTTGAGTCTGAAGATGAAAGCCAGGGAATGAATCCTTTGATTCAGGAGAGAGGCGTTTTTCAAGGTGGAGTGGAGAAGGGCTTATGTCAGTGGGACTGGCTATTTCACGGTGACTTGCCATTGCTTTGTCAATTATCTCCTGGGCCACTGCCTTCTGCCCACTTTCAGAAATCAAGCCAGTTCTTTCTATTGACGGACTGGTGCTGTGTAATTGGCTTCCAGGATGACTCTGAGGAATCCTCCTGATTAGCACCTGGGTTGGTGGTGTtgctctgttgttgctgctgtaagATATGATACGTGTTGGTGTGGTTTTGCCGAGACTAGCCTGAAACCTGCGGCACTGGTATCACTGTAACCTTAGGGACAGGTCGCTGGAGAACATTACTGCTGTGGATTATCTTCGCAATCTGGCTGATTTGGGTGTACGAGGGAGAATTAGAGTTAGTTAATTGGTATGTATTCGTTTGCGGGTTTTTCACTAGAATCTGTCCCGCACGGTTGACCAGAAGAAACCTGAGGTGTAAGAGGTGTACCAGGTGAACTCTGGGGCAGAGACTGTTCAGACACTCGTTTTGGGGTGGCAATGCGTATGGCAATCCTATGACCCTTAGTGGCTTCCCTAGGTAGAGCTCcaaaaccatttattaaaactgaaGCAGGAGCAAGATGAGTTCCTTGTGGTGCAACAGAAAAGGTGGGAGAAGATGAGACAACACTGACAGGCAAGGATAGTGGTAGAGAGTTGGCAACAGGCATTGTCATATGGAAGGGTTTGGGTTTGGAGCCCGGTTGTATGGTCACAAAGCGTCGTTTTGTGAGAGCAGCTGGTGCAACAACATGAATTGTTTTAGTACTACTCATTGGCACAGCGGTCGCCAGTTTCTCAACAGGTGACAGACCTCTCTTTAAAACAGCATCATCCTTGTTTACTGGTGAGGAATCAGTTGCCGCCACAAGACAAGCAGCATTTTTTGTCAAATCCAGAACTCTTCCATCAACAGCAGATATGAAATTCCCACTGGTGTCATCCAAGAACATTTCCTGCAAACATTCTGTTGATTCATTTTCGAGCAAGACTTCTTCTTGGGTCGTAACAAGATCACTGTCTTTGCAAAGGAGAGGGGTTGTGGCCTGTAGTTGATCTGCAAATGACACTTGTCCGTTCGATACTTCAGAATCAATAAATACGTTTTCAGCGTCTTCTAAAGAAGTTATTTCCTGAATTTCCTGTTCTTCACAGACTTGGTCCATGTTTTGAGTCTCTAGCTCAGAATTCTGATGTTGATTTGCAATAAGTGATCTTGGGCAAACTAGCTGCCCGTCACCAAGAGTTCGGCCCTTGTTTGGACCAGTGCACTTTAATGGCTCAGTTTCCTGACTACAAAAAACTACTTCCTACTTCCTGAGTATCATCAGCTGCATTGGCTTCACCTGTATCACTCTCCGAGTCATTGTCAGCTCCATCCAGCTGAGAGATGGACCCTGAGTTAGAAAGGACTGAGAGACCTGTCTGTGCAGATTCTTGGACCACAACTGTGCGAGAGAAATTCAGATAATGGTCAGCGACATCATCAATTGTTTCCATTTCCATCTCTGAAGTCAAGTCTTTGCTGCCAGTGCTGAATTTGCAGGTTCCTTCTTCTGCATCTCCCTCACCAACTTGAGGGTCGCAGTCCAGAGCCACATTTTCATTGAGCAAAGCCTCATCAAATTCAAGCTTTGCATTCAATACTGAGGCCACAGCCACATCTGTGTCTGGATCAAAGTGCGCAGAGAGCAGTTCTTGATTCGACTTGTTGGATGAGGCAGGAAATTTGTGGCTTGGTGCGCCTGCAGCCTCCTCCGGTTCTGACAAGGCAAAGAGCTCTTGATCCACCTCATCAGTCTTATGCTGTGTGGTTTTGAAAGGCTGTTTATGTCTTGGGGAGTGGTGGACAGATGAATGAAAGGTGGAAGAGGGACTTCGTAGAGCTGCTTGTGGAGGAGAGGGTCCAGAGGTGATGCTAGAGGGAGACAAAGAGGAAGGCCTCCCCCTTCGTCGAGGTGAGGTGGAGCTCATGAAGTTCTCAGTTGTACCAAGAGGTGAGACAGGGGGGCTGAATGAAAAGCGACCTAGGGTGAATCGTGCCACCTGATCGCAAAGCCATTGGCCTGACAGAACCACAGGGGGAGGAGAGGCATTTCGGCTACGTGTGGAAAGTCTCCGTGTTGCACGCCGTGTCTCATCAAGGTCACTAATGGTCAAAATATGATGGGATGTGGAAACAGCATTTCCTGAGAAGGAATTTTAAGATAGCCATGTATGAAGTCATTATGAATAATCAAGAAAGCTCACCCAAAAACGTCAAATTCTATCACTATTTACtcaatgtcattccaaatccacACGAGTTTTGAAATGATTTAGCTGTATTTAGTATTAATCTTTGAAACACATCTGATGAAGGGGAGACGTTTTGTGTAACCAAAACTTCCAAAAAGTGTACAAAGGCATCATAAAATTAATCCATAGGAAGTGAGCGGTTAAATCCAAGCCATGTGAAGATATGATTGCTttaaatgaacagatttaatttttacatttcatttgcatCTAAAAAGTGATTGACAAACATACATAGTTACAAGCTATATGCTATATATAAGCTAGAAAAATCAAAagcgcaatgtcattttttcccaatatagTGCAACCCTAGTGTGGATCATTGTTTAGatgtaaataaaagctaaatttattCAACATATGATGCACTCATATCTCTTTGCAAGTTAGGGACAGATacctctcaggtttcattaaaacatCTGAAATGTGTTTTCAAAAAATTACCTTATGAAGAttagtcttatgggtttgaaaatgacatgaatagggccctatgaaatcattttttttttcttcccaaattccgttttattttttcccaaatttccactttaatttttctggatttcatttttttctgtttaaatttttctCAACTccatttaaatggttaaaataaattgtattaatcaaaaagcatgtccaattaattaaaatgataaaacttacagattttcacatcaatttattaaaagttaacaaaaatacatgtttagggccctatgaaatgttttattttttcttcaccatatgtttttttACGTaaatctgtgttttagcatgtgtacttatttaagtgaataaaaacaaattaatttgttaattttcttaaaatagccttatgaatttttttccccctcggaaattctgttgtgtatttacatttttctggttatcaaatgaaggcataaaacattaatttaatttatcttttaattattgaaaattaagcatatttaaatagacttttccagcTCAATATTTACAGATATCAGTCCATATCGCgaagtgcaatgacctacttttgattaattcattcaaaatttgacaaattccgtgacattctgcgttaaaatttaaatattccgTTTTTATGTATTCCGCGATTCCGTCattgttttctgcatcgcggaaatcacaGGGCcctacatgaaggtgagtaaatgaacattttcatttttggcttatTGATTACCCTGAATCGCATTAAAATTTGATCTAATTAGATTTATTTGTTTGGAAAATAAGCATAACTTCAAACTGATGTAAAGATCTTACCTGGGGAAGGTAATGGTCTGGACAGTCCCCCTGTTGGTCTCCTGCTGTGTGGATAGCCAGGAGTCTTGCCTCCAGCCCCTAAGTCTTGTTTGGTCTTGGAGGGGGTGCTGGGGGGCATCTCAGGTGACAAGGACTCGCTATCTGTGCCCTCTTCATCTATAAGACAGAGATATGAGTAGTctgaattagggctgcacgatgtgtcgtttaagcatcgatatcgtgatgtacgaatccacgatagtcacatcgcaggatgttcGATGTGGGCTGTagtagttgatctgttattcattaactgtacatgccagctgctccctggcccttgacgaatgtgattcacggattaattgcacagcctaACCATCATgggtgaaagtttatcattgaccggactgaaaaacacatgcaagtttaatagggcagagagagagagagagagcgccaaagagaccgagagagagagagcgcgcgagagagaacGCGCACGACAGAGACAGAGCGTGCgcgagggagacagagacagagcgtgcgcgagggagacagagacagagcgtgcgcgagggagacagagacagagcgcgcacgagggagacagagacagagcgcgcacgagagagacagagacagagcgagccatcttcaaacaacacgagcgctgtcctTGCGCATAttatcaattgacacgatggtgttgatgtttaaatcatttaaaatgagaatgtaagtgtgctcaccccatttttgtttgtaagaaaaaatatcgcaatatatatcacagaaaaataaaatatcacaatgtcattttttcccaatatcttGCAGCCCTagtctgaatgaaaaaaattaactttagaaaaatgtaatgcataaacatatttttttttaaatgcatgaataaaagaatgttatatatgcacatacacaccATTGTGAGCTTTTGGACTGTGTACAATTGTGTGATTTTCTCCCTGATCCACCATGGAGCTAGGAGCTCTGCACCGTGTTGATGGTCGCACCTCTGTCACTTTACAAGTGTACCGGCATCTCCTGCGAGGGTCAACGGTGCTCCAATACCATCTAGAACATCTGAAACCACATCAAATTATATGAACAACTATGGCTcctcataattcataattaaatagGAACTAAAATGTCATCTGAAACTGAAGCTAGTGTATTGTTCACAGTtctgctaaatgtatttttaccttGATTTCAGAGGAACAAgatgcctttttattattattattattttcttggacaataaatatattacaaaaaaatgtggATGACGCTTTGATAACTGATTAAAGACAACaccatattaattaattaataatcaagTGAAAGCTGAGTAGTTTTAAACTTCATATTACTCACTGGTAACCAACTGGATACAATTTTCCAGAATTTGCAGACAGCTCCGTCAGAAC
This genomic interval carries:
- the LOC113092206 gene encoding histone-lysine N-methyltransferase 2B-like, with product MASHREIASPTDISPSPLHLEKRLSPESKDSFPGFHLQTQPNILSHSRPQVKVKRVSSVTDRIGVKRCRTDFLDQMGPCSQSDNSRSNRVRIKAPSFKDVLDFDDPDVGSLNQPKNDENKRITPNQSEPTSVQGNDTRDSAKSQCTSYKHGDSSEWAPYAGWSSDEDSPSTGKQDKCASHYLPHLCFQITSEDGFSVEADSMDVAWKAVMDGVQEARVGCRLEQFPFNRISGARVLGVLHDAVLFLLEQLQGASLCQKHSFRFHQHEVPEEELPINPSGCARAEVYVRKSTFDMFNFLASQHRQLPESRPCDDEEDDVMLKSSRRATSTELPMAMRFRHLEKTSKEAVGVYRSAIQGRGLFCKRNIEAGEMVIEYAGNVIRAVLTDKREKYYDSKGIGCYMFRIDDFDVVDATMHGNAARFINHSCDPNCYSRVINVEGQKHIVIFALRKIYRGEELTYDYKFPIEDANNKLHCNCGARRCRRFLN